Proteins encoded in a region of the Populus nigra chromosome 3, ddPopNigr1.1, whole genome shotgun sequence genome:
- the LOC133688008 gene encoding protein SMAX1-LIKE 4 isoform X2, with translation MRSGACTVQQTLTAEAASALKHSLSLARRRGHAQVTPLHVAATLLSSRTSLLRRACLKSQPHQTSHPLQCRALELCFNVALNRLPTTPVPLLHGQPSLSNALIAALKRAQAHQRRGCIEQQQQQQQQPLLTIKVELEQLILSILDDPSVSRVMREAGFSSTSVKNNIEDSSASSVFQCYSTSGGVFSSPCSPSATETQKEVINPTTFWQTHFLNYTSEKNPVLLSPQKKVSSNYFTDSGSVKEDIKLVLEVLLRKNVVIVGDCVPVTEGLIAELMGRLERGEVPMELKQTRIIEFQFAPVSLRFMKKEDVKMNLSELKRKVDSLGESGAIIYTGDLKWAVEETVGNGEVSGYSPVDHLVTEIGRLLSEYSSSNTKVWLMATASYQTYMKCQMRRPSIEIQWALQAVSVPSGGLGLSLHASSISNNPSHVLETKPFINNGKEEQDKFTCCQECTSNYEKEVQLLKSGQQKHLLPWLQPQGTNSIQKDELVELRRKWNRLCHSLHHQGRQSNLNSTLFNNQSMLGKNYSFASSYPWWPSQNSFFPDSNSISFADSALKPNYSSSNVPKFRRQQSCHIEFNFVNGFQKNEPEEPNLDSLKNSEGKEVKITLALGNSLFSDIGKLEKGRSDHLCKLLKENVPWQSEIIPSIVDALVESRSTEKDTWLLIQGNDTLGKRRLALAISESVLGSADLLLHLNMRKRDNEVTSYSEMLARTLRNQEKLAVFVEDVDLADIQFLKFLADGFETERFGESSNKREGNGSQVIFILSKGDSTVYEDRKMNDSVIKMTLKVNETRTASFGTPNVDHKRKAEWEISSKANSPRVNEKENAYWCPDENGNKKKNFSRQSSFNTLDLNLKADEDDESKGRPGEFSLISSDLTRETSSDHLSPKGLLDMIKNRFVFDRNQGRDREMTGVLSSKIKRNFHEVFGDQNGVYFSIEERVLGEVLEGSGTFVNSQFEKWLKDIFQTSLKTVKLGGKEEGIGVRLCFGFTSDRVFEDGFMGTCLPKKIQVSFTD, from the exons ATGCGCTCAGGAGCTTGTACGGTCCAGCAGACCCTCACAGCAGAGGCTGCTTCAGCATTGAAGCACTCTCTTAGCTTGGCAAGGAGGAGAGGCCATGCTCAGGTCACTCCTTTGCATGTAGCTGCAACCTTGCTGAGCTCAAGAACTAGTCTTTTGAGAAGGGCTTGTCTCAAATCACAGCCTCATCAAACTTCACATCCTCTTCAATGCAGAGCTCTTGAGCTTTGCTTTAATGTTGCACTAAACAGACTTCCAACAACTCCTGTTCCTTTACTTCATGGCCAGCCATCTTTGTCCAATGCTTTGATTGCTGCCCTTAAAAGAGCTCAAGCACATCAAAGAAGGGGTTGCatagagcagcagcagcagcagcagcagcagcctctTTTGACTATTAAGGTTGAGCTTGAACAGCTTATATTATCCATCTTAGATGACCCTAGTGTTAGTAGGGTTATGAGAGAGGCTGGGTTCTCTAGCACTTCCGTCAAAAACAATATAGAGGACTCTTCGGCTTCTTCTGTGTTTCAGTGTTATAGTACTTCCGGTGGGGTTTTCTCTTCACCTTGTTCCCCTTCTGCTACTGAAACTCAAAAAGAGGTCATTAACCCAACTACCTTTTGGCAAACCCATTTCTTGAATTACACTTCTGAGAAAAACCCAGTTCTTCTTTCACCACAGAAGAAAGTTTCAAGCAACTATTTCACAGATTCTGGTTCTGTGAAGGAAGATATCAAGTTGGTTTTGGAGGTTTTATTGAGAAAGAATGTTGTGATAGTTGGTGACTGTGTACCTGTAACTGAAGGTCTTATTGCAGAGTTGATGGGAAGGTTAGAGAGAGGAGAGGTTCCAATGGAATTGAAGCAAACTCGGATTATTGAGTTCCAGTTTGCACCAGTTTCTTTGAGGTTCATGAAGAAGGAAGATGTTAAAATGAATCTCTcagaactgaaaagaaaagtggATTCTCTAGGTGAAAGTGGGGCCATTATCTATACAGGGGACCTGAAATGGGCTGTTGAAGAAACTGTCGGTAATGGAGAGGTATCTGGTTATAGTCCAGTAGATCATTTAGTCACAGAAATTGGCAGGCTACTATCTGAATATAGTAGCTCAAACACAAAAGTATGGTTAATGGCCACTGCAAGTTATCAAACATACATGAAGTGCCAGATGAGACGACCATCTATTGAGATTCAATGGGCACTTCAAGCTGTCTCGGTTCCTTCAGGTGGACTTGGTTTGAGCCTCCATGCATCCAG CATCTCCAATAACCCATCTCATGTGCTGGAAACAAAGCCATTCATTAATAATGGCAAGGAGGAACAGGATAAATTCACTTGTTGTCAAGAATGCACCTCTAATTATGAGAAAGAAGTTCAATTGCTTAAATCAGGACAGCAGAAACATTTACTTCCTTGGCTTCAACCTCAAGGCACCAATTCCATTCAAAAG GATGAATTGGTTGAGTTGAGGAGAAAATGGAACAGATTGTGCCACAGCCTACACCACCAAGGAAGGCAAAGCAATTTAAATTCTACTTTATTCAACAATCAAAGCATGCTTGGAAAAAACTACTCATTTGCTTCATCATATCCTTGGTGGCCAAGCCAAAACAGCTTCTTCCCAGATTCAAATTCAATCTCCTTTGCCGATTCAGCTTTGAAACCAAACTACAGCTCCAGTAATGTGCCTAAATTTAGAAGACAGCAATCATGCCATATTGAGTTCAACTTTGTTAATGGTTTTCAAAAGAATGAACCAGAGGAACCAAACTTGGATTCTCTAAAGAATTCTGAAGGCAAGGAAGTAAAGATCACCCTTGCTCTTGGTAATTCTTTGTTTTCTGATATAGGCAAACTGGAAAAAGGGAGAAGTGATCATTTGTGCAAACTACTGAAAGAGAATGTCCCTTGGCAGTCTGAAATTATTCCTTCAATAGTGGATGCTTTGGTTGAATCCAGGTCAACCGAAAAAGACACTTGGTTACTGATTCAAGGGAATGACACTCTTGGAAAAAGAAGATTGGCACTTGCAATTTCGGAGTCTGTATTAGGCTCTGCTGATTTGTTGCTACACTTGAACATGAGGAAAAGAGATAATGAGGTGACCTCATATTCTGAAATGCTTGCAAGAACcttaagaaaccaagaaaaacttGCAGTTTTTGTGGAAGATGTAGATTTGGCTGATATACAGTTCTTGAAATTCCTTGCTGATGGATTTGAAACTGAAAGATTTGGAGAATCAAGTAATAAAAGAGAGGGAAATGGCAGCCAAGTAATATTTATCTTGTCCAAGGGTGACTCCACCGTCTATGAAGACAGGAAGATGAATGATTCTGTTATCAAGATGACACTGAAGGTGAATGAAACAAGAACTGCTAGTTTTGGAACACCCAACGTTGACCACAAGAGAAAAGCTGAGTGGGAGATTTCAAGCAAGGCTAATTCTCCAAGAGTCAATGAAAAGGAAAATGCTTATTGGTGTCCTGATGAAAAtggaaacaagaagaaaaacttCTCAAGACAGTCAAGTTTCAACACCCTTGATCTCAACCTGAAGGCCGACGAAGACGATGAAAGCAAGGGAAGACCGGGGGAATTCAGCCTCATTTCAAGTGATCTGACTCGTGAGACCTCATCCGATCACCTTAGTCCAAAAGGACTTCTTGATATGATCAAGAACCGTTTTGTATTCGATCGAAATCAAGGTCGTGATAGAGAAATGACAGGGGTTTTGTCGTCCAAGATCAAGAGAAATTTTCATGAGGTTTTTGGGGATCAAAACGGGGTATACTTTAGCATTGAAGAGAGGGTATTAGGGGAGGTATTAGAAGGGTCAGGTACTTTTGTGAATAGTCAGTTTGAGAAATGGCTAAAAGACATCTTTCAAACAAGCCTGAAAACAGTTAAATTGGGAGGTAAAGAAGAAGGTATAGGTGTTAGGCTTTGTTTTGGGTTTACAAGTGATAGAGTTTTTGAGGATGGTTTCATGGGTACATGTCTCCCTAAGAAAATCCAGGTTTCTTTCACGGACTGA
- the LOC133688008 gene encoding protein SMAX1-LIKE 4 isoform X1, giving the protein MRSGACTVQQTLTAEAASALKHSLSLARRRGHAQVTPLHVAATLLSSRTSLLRRACLKSQPHQTSHPLQCRALELCFNVALNRLPTTPVPLLHGQPSLSNALIAALKRAQAHQRRGCIEQQQQQQQQPLLTIKVELEQLILSILDDPSVSRVMREAGFSSTSVKNNIEDSSASSVFQCYSTSGGVFSSPCSPSATETQKEVINPTTFWQTHFLNYTSEKNPVLLSPQKKVSSNYFTDSGSVKEDIKLVLEVLLRKNVVIVGDCVPVTEGLIAELMGRLERGEVPMELKQTRIIEFQFAPVSLRFMKKEDVKMNLSELKRKVDSLGESGAIIYTGDLKWAVEETVGNGEVSGYSPVDHLVTEIGRLLSEYSSSNTKVWLMATASYQTYMKCQMRRPSIEIQWALQAVSVPSGGLGLSLHASSISNNPSHVLETKPFINNGKEEQDKFTCCQECTSNYEKEVQLLKSGQQKHLLPWLQPQGTNSIQKLNFQDELVELRRKWNRLCHSLHHQGRQSNLNSTLFNNQSMLGKNYSFASSYPWWPSQNSFFPDSNSISFADSALKPNYSSSNVPKFRRQQSCHIEFNFVNGFQKNEPEEPNLDSLKNSEGKEVKITLALGNSLFSDIGKLEKGRSDHLCKLLKENVPWQSEIIPSIVDALVESRSTEKDTWLLIQGNDTLGKRRLALAISESVLGSADLLLHLNMRKRDNEVTSYSEMLARTLRNQEKLAVFVEDVDLADIQFLKFLADGFETERFGESSNKREGNGSQVIFILSKGDSTVYEDRKMNDSVIKMTLKVNETRTASFGTPNVDHKRKAEWEISSKANSPRVNEKENAYWCPDENGNKKKNFSRQSSFNTLDLNLKADEDDESKGRPGEFSLISSDLTRETSSDHLSPKGLLDMIKNRFVFDRNQGRDREMTGVLSSKIKRNFHEVFGDQNGVYFSIEERVLGEVLEGSGTFVNSQFEKWLKDIFQTSLKTVKLGGKEEGIGVRLCFGFTSDRVFEDGFMGTCLPKKIQVSFTD; this is encoded by the exons ATGCGCTCAGGAGCTTGTACGGTCCAGCAGACCCTCACAGCAGAGGCTGCTTCAGCATTGAAGCACTCTCTTAGCTTGGCAAGGAGGAGAGGCCATGCTCAGGTCACTCCTTTGCATGTAGCTGCAACCTTGCTGAGCTCAAGAACTAGTCTTTTGAGAAGGGCTTGTCTCAAATCACAGCCTCATCAAACTTCACATCCTCTTCAATGCAGAGCTCTTGAGCTTTGCTTTAATGTTGCACTAAACAGACTTCCAACAACTCCTGTTCCTTTACTTCATGGCCAGCCATCTTTGTCCAATGCTTTGATTGCTGCCCTTAAAAGAGCTCAAGCACATCAAAGAAGGGGTTGCatagagcagcagcagcagcagcagcagcagcctctTTTGACTATTAAGGTTGAGCTTGAACAGCTTATATTATCCATCTTAGATGACCCTAGTGTTAGTAGGGTTATGAGAGAGGCTGGGTTCTCTAGCACTTCCGTCAAAAACAATATAGAGGACTCTTCGGCTTCTTCTGTGTTTCAGTGTTATAGTACTTCCGGTGGGGTTTTCTCTTCACCTTGTTCCCCTTCTGCTACTGAAACTCAAAAAGAGGTCATTAACCCAACTACCTTTTGGCAAACCCATTTCTTGAATTACACTTCTGAGAAAAACCCAGTTCTTCTTTCACCACAGAAGAAAGTTTCAAGCAACTATTTCACAGATTCTGGTTCTGTGAAGGAAGATATCAAGTTGGTTTTGGAGGTTTTATTGAGAAAGAATGTTGTGATAGTTGGTGACTGTGTACCTGTAACTGAAGGTCTTATTGCAGAGTTGATGGGAAGGTTAGAGAGAGGAGAGGTTCCAATGGAATTGAAGCAAACTCGGATTATTGAGTTCCAGTTTGCACCAGTTTCTTTGAGGTTCATGAAGAAGGAAGATGTTAAAATGAATCTCTcagaactgaaaagaaaagtggATTCTCTAGGTGAAAGTGGGGCCATTATCTATACAGGGGACCTGAAATGGGCTGTTGAAGAAACTGTCGGTAATGGAGAGGTATCTGGTTATAGTCCAGTAGATCATTTAGTCACAGAAATTGGCAGGCTACTATCTGAATATAGTAGCTCAAACACAAAAGTATGGTTAATGGCCACTGCAAGTTATCAAACATACATGAAGTGCCAGATGAGACGACCATCTATTGAGATTCAATGGGCACTTCAAGCTGTCTCGGTTCCTTCAGGTGGACTTGGTTTGAGCCTCCATGCATCCAG CATCTCCAATAACCCATCTCATGTGCTGGAAACAAAGCCATTCATTAATAATGGCAAGGAGGAACAGGATAAATTCACTTGTTGTCAAGAATGCACCTCTAATTATGAGAAAGAAGTTCAATTGCTTAAATCAGGACAGCAGAAACATTTACTTCCTTGGCTTCAACCTCAAGGCACCAATTCCATTCAAAAG TTAAATTTTCAGGATGAATTGGTTGAGTTGAGGAGAAAATGGAACAGATTGTGCCACAGCCTACACCACCAAGGAAGGCAAAGCAATTTAAATTCTACTTTATTCAACAATCAAAGCATGCTTGGAAAAAACTACTCATTTGCTTCATCATATCCTTGGTGGCCAAGCCAAAACAGCTTCTTCCCAGATTCAAATTCAATCTCCTTTGCCGATTCAGCTTTGAAACCAAACTACAGCTCCAGTAATGTGCCTAAATTTAGAAGACAGCAATCATGCCATATTGAGTTCAACTTTGTTAATGGTTTTCAAAAGAATGAACCAGAGGAACCAAACTTGGATTCTCTAAAGAATTCTGAAGGCAAGGAAGTAAAGATCACCCTTGCTCTTGGTAATTCTTTGTTTTCTGATATAGGCAAACTGGAAAAAGGGAGAAGTGATCATTTGTGCAAACTACTGAAAGAGAATGTCCCTTGGCAGTCTGAAATTATTCCTTCAATAGTGGATGCTTTGGTTGAATCCAGGTCAACCGAAAAAGACACTTGGTTACTGATTCAAGGGAATGACACTCTTGGAAAAAGAAGATTGGCACTTGCAATTTCGGAGTCTGTATTAGGCTCTGCTGATTTGTTGCTACACTTGAACATGAGGAAAAGAGATAATGAGGTGACCTCATATTCTGAAATGCTTGCAAGAACcttaagaaaccaagaaaaacttGCAGTTTTTGTGGAAGATGTAGATTTGGCTGATATACAGTTCTTGAAATTCCTTGCTGATGGATTTGAAACTGAAAGATTTGGAGAATCAAGTAATAAAAGAGAGGGAAATGGCAGCCAAGTAATATTTATCTTGTCCAAGGGTGACTCCACCGTCTATGAAGACAGGAAGATGAATGATTCTGTTATCAAGATGACACTGAAGGTGAATGAAACAAGAACTGCTAGTTTTGGAACACCCAACGTTGACCACAAGAGAAAAGCTGAGTGGGAGATTTCAAGCAAGGCTAATTCTCCAAGAGTCAATGAAAAGGAAAATGCTTATTGGTGTCCTGATGAAAAtggaaacaagaagaaaaacttCTCAAGACAGTCAAGTTTCAACACCCTTGATCTCAACCTGAAGGCCGACGAAGACGATGAAAGCAAGGGAAGACCGGGGGAATTCAGCCTCATTTCAAGTGATCTGACTCGTGAGACCTCATCCGATCACCTTAGTCCAAAAGGACTTCTTGATATGATCAAGAACCGTTTTGTATTCGATCGAAATCAAGGTCGTGATAGAGAAATGACAGGGGTTTTGTCGTCCAAGATCAAGAGAAATTTTCATGAGGTTTTTGGGGATCAAAACGGGGTATACTTTAGCATTGAAGAGAGGGTATTAGGGGAGGTATTAGAAGGGTCAGGTACTTTTGTGAATAGTCAGTTTGAGAAATGGCTAAAAGACATCTTTCAAACAAGCCTGAAAACAGTTAAATTGGGAGGTAAAGAAGAAGGTATAGGTGTTAGGCTTTGTTTTGGGTTTACAAGTGATAGAGTTTTTGAGGATGGTTTCATGGGTACATGTCTCCCTAAGAAAATCCAGGTTTCTTTCACGGACTGA